Proteins from a genomic interval of Oceanispirochaeta crateris:
- a CDS encoding FAD binding domain-containing protein yields MSLWSNYFVAKTIEEAIAALSEKPEESCLVAGGTDLLLDLQQGPHKPVDTLVDVSQIAELSVVEIRGETLFIGAGVPVNVLAQSDLVKEHAQGVTEACRLIGGPQVRNNATLGGNVAHALPAADGMISMVAMNAVAEIASMDGVRQEPILDLFLGPGKSALRPQKDILKGFSISLHKNGQSSAFKRIMKPRGVALPILNMAIWLDREKDIIKNIRIAVGPAGPVPQRASALEQRARGQILNSELLSELGKMVPESFSFRSSAQRSGAAYRYDLCEVLLEDLLKTVWQRAEEKEKL; encoded by the coding sequence ATGAGTCTGTGGTCAAATTATTTCGTTGCAAAAACGATAGAAGAAGCTATTGCAGCACTTTCGGAAAAGCCAGAGGAAAGCTGCCTGGTAGCGGGAGGAACAGATCTACTGCTTGATCTTCAGCAAGGGCCTCATAAACCGGTGGATACATTGGTGGATGTATCTCAGATCGCCGAACTTTCAGTAGTGGAAATTAGGGGAGAAACCCTGTTTATAGGGGCCGGGGTGCCGGTGAATGTGCTGGCTCAATCTGATCTTGTGAAAGAACATGCCCAGGGGGTAACAGAGGCATGCAGACTGATAGGCGGTCCCCAGGTCCGAAACAATGCTACCCTCGGAGGGAATGTAGCTCATGCCCTTCCCGCTGCTGACGGCATGATCAGTATGGTGGCTATGAATGCGGTAGCAGAGATTGCCAGCATGGATGGAGTCCGCCAAGAGCCGATTCTGGACCTGTTTCTGGGCCCGGGGAAATCGGCATTGCGCCCCCAGAAAGACATTTTGAAAGGATTCTCAATCTCTTTACATAAAAATGGTCAGTCTTCAGCCTTTAAGCGGATCATGAAACCCCGGGGAGTCGCCCTGCCTATTTTGAATATGGCCATCTGGCTGGATCGTGAAAAGGACATCATCAAAAATATCCGCATTGCCGTAGGGCCTGCTGGTCCGGTACCTCAAAGGGCCTCAGCTCTTGAACAGCGGGCCAGGGGACAAATACTGAACTCGGAACTTCTATCTGAATTGGGAAAAATGGTACCCGAAAGTTTCAGTTTTCGTAGCAGTGCCCAGCGCTCCGGTGCAGCGTACCGTTATGATCTTTGCGAAGTCCTGCTTGAAGATCTTTTAAAAACAGTCTGGCAAAGAGCTGAAGAGAAGGAAAAATTATGA
- a CDS encoding sodium:solute symporter family protein, giving the protein MGSMLISIIVVVYLLIMMGVGVFASKRVKTSTDFALAGRKLGPFLLAGTLAATNIGGGTSLGIAEKAFGQWGLSSVWYVITAAIAFIVLAFIAPKLRSTMSVTISDFFEKRYGPANALVTALVMSLPMIGLTAVQIIASSVILSVMTGWSYVISVLIVTVVVTIYSVMGGLWGVAITDAIQSTLILVGTALAVPYAMHAAGGWSTIVSHIPEQQMSFTDGIGIKTIISLTLMYIASFAVGPEVIQRYYGGRDEKAVRNGSILGGLICIAYAILPAVLGLAAFAMVQQGIIDTALITSQGTRYILPVLAVQTMPPILVGVLFAALISATMSSADSDMLAAGTIISNDIYKKYIDKKADDNRLLLVNRIVMIICGLLSMGIALTNTKSIIGILMFSFSLRAGGAFIPYIVGHYSNKAGAIASMASLVSGSVAVLLFQTKISFFGMDPVVPGVLISAVVFFGITAIAGNKKTVNEIK; this is encoded by the coding sequence ATGGGTTCTATGTTAATTTCAATCATTGTTGTCGTTTATTTATTAATTATGATGGGGGTTGGTGTCTTTGCCAGCAAGAGGGTTAAAACATCAACCGATTTCGCTCTTGCGGGAAGGAAATTAGGCCCTTTTCTTCTGGCTGGAACTTTGGCTGCCACGAACATCGGTGGTGGTACGTCTCTTGGAATCGCCGAAAAAGCATTTGGTCAGTGGGGACTCTCCTCTGTCTGGTATGTGATTACAGCGGCTATAGCTTTTATCGTTCTTGCCTTTATTGCCCCTAAATTAAGATCTACAATGTCTGTTACCATTTCTGACTTCTTTGAAAAGAGATATGGACCTGCCAATGCTCTTGTAACAGCCCTGGTAATGTCACTTCCCATGATTGGTTTGACAGCTGTTCAAATTATAGCCTCTTCGGTCATTCTCTCTGTTATGACCGGCTGGAGTTATGTTATTTCCGTTCTGATTGTAACCGTTGTTGTCACCATCTATTCAGTTATGGGGGGACTCTGGGGTGTGGCTATTACAGACGCGATTCAAAGTACCTTAATCCTCGTAGGAACTGCTCTTGCAGTTCCTTATGCCATGCATGCTGCAGGAGGATGGTCTACAATAGTGTCCCATATCCCAGAACAACAGATGTCCTTTACGGATGGAATCGGCATTAAAACAATCATATCCCTGACCTTAATGTACATTGCATCCTTTGCTGTTGGTCCCGAAGTTATACAAAGATATTATGGAGGACGGGATGAAAAAGCCGTTAGAAATGGGTCAATTCTTGGTGGACTCATCTGCATCGCCTATGCGATTCTCCCAGCTGTTCTGGGTTTAGCAGCTTTTGCCATGGTTCAACAGGGAATTATAGATACTGCTCTAATAACGTCCCAGGGTACCCGCTACATTCTCCCGGTTCTCGCAGTTCAAACGATGCCTCCCATATTGGTAGGAGTCCTCTTTGCCGCTCTGATATCGGCTACAATGTCCAGTGCCGACTCGGATATGCTGGCAGCGGGAACAATTATCTCCAATGATATTTATAAGAAATATATAGATAAGAAAGCAGATGATAATAGATTATTACTTGTCAACAGAATCGTGATGATCATCTGTGGTCTTCTTTCAATGGGGATTGCCTTGACCAATACCAAGAGCATTATTGGAATCCTTATGTTCAGCTTTAGCTTAAGAGCAGGTGGAGCCTTTATCCCCTACATTGTTGGTCATTATTCAAACAAAGCCGGTGCAATTGCATCTATGGCCAGCCTTGTAAGTGGTAGCGTCGCTGTTCTCCTCTTCCAAACAAAGATCTCTTTCTTCGGAATGGATCCTGTTGTACCGGGAGTTTTGATCAGCGCTGTTGTCTTCTTTGGAATTACGGCTATTGCCGGAAATAAAAAGACAGTCAATGAGATAAAATAG
- a CDS encoding transporter substrate-binding domain-containing protein: MAFAENDILTADERQFLQDLGEIQMIVDDEYPPISYFDIQTNEFAGIAVEAMKQVSQVLDFHFTIIREASLSWHDRLDLIKNNKVHVLGGASVNDDRLEYGYFTNETYFQVNYAIIGSIDNHIVIRELSDIAKYRIGLINKTDPALISRSSS, encoded by the coding sequence ATGGCATTTGCTGAGAATGACATACTAACAGCAGATGAGAGACAATTTCTGCAGGATCTTGGAGAAATCCAAATGATTGTTGACGATGAGTACCCTCCTATTTCATATTTTGATATTCAAACAAATGAATTTGCTGGTATTGCTGTTGAAGCAATGAAACAGGTCTCCCAGGTATTAGATTTTCACTTTACAATAATCAGAGAAGCTTCTTTATCCTGGCATGACCGGCTTGATTTGATAAAAAATAATAAAGTTCATGTGCTTGGTGGTGCTAGTGTAAATGATGATCGATTAGAATATGGTTACTTTACCAATGAAACCTATTTTCAGGTTAACTACGCCATTATTGGTTCCATAGATAATCATATAGTCATTAGAGAACTTTCGGATATTGCCAAATATCGTATTGGATTAATTAATAAGACTGATCCTGCCTTGATTTCCCGGAGTAGTAGTTAA
- a CDS encoding GGDEF domain-containing protein → MHDKIKNYAFFTAKTEEGLKLSHILDKGMKEINLDLIVSDRYKNKSIFAYYKEYSENLGKENELRNYILIGLIFTVIIILSIVLLIKIKNNELELQVKTDHLTKLKNRNSLFEDYHKREKLNGKIVYFIDLDDFKFINDNYGHDAGDVVLRSISERLSKIAPNSNIYRMGGDEFLLITDNNERNFGEEILNIIQLPILYKKKECRVGGSIGYVNTDDFVESELHEIINLADYAMLEAKANGKNHILKVSSEMISRFKIFLSKKI, encoded by the coding sequence GTGCATGATAAAATAAAGAATTATGCATTTTTCACAGCTAAAACAGAAGAGGGTCTGAAATTATCACATATCCTTGATAAGGGTATGAAAGAGATTAATTTAGACTTAATCGTGAGTGATCGATATAAAAACAAAAGCATTTTTGCCTATTATAAGGAATATTCAGAAAATCTTGGTAAAGAGAATGAGCTCAGAAACTATATTTTGATAGGCTTGATTTTTACCGTAATCATCATTCTATCCATTGTTTTACTCATTAAAATAAAAAATAATGAATTAGAATTGCAGGTTAAAACAGACCATTTAACAAAACTAAAGAATAGGAATTCACTCTTTGAAGACTATCATAAAAGAGAAAAACTAAATGGCAAGATCGTTTATTTCATCGATCTAGATGATTTTAAGTTTATAAATGATAACTATGGCCATGATGCAGGGGATGTCGTTTTAAGAAGTATTTCAGAAAGATTAAGCAAAATTGCCCCCAATTCAAATATTTACAGAATGGGAGGAGATGAGTTCTTATTGATTACTGATAATAATGAAAGAAATTTTGGAGAAGAAATACTCAATATAATTCAATTACCCATTTTGTATAAGAAAAAAGAATGCAGAGTGGGGGGGAGTATCGGGTATGTAAACACAGATGATTTTGTAGAATCGGAGCTCCATGAGATCATAAACTTGGCGGATTATGCCATGTTAGAGGCCAAAGCAAACGGTAAGAATCATATCCTCAAAGTAAGCTCAGAGATGATTTCACGATTTAAGATCTTTTTAAGTAAGAAAATATAA
- a CDS encoding ATP-dependent 6-phosphofructokinase encodes MNQTNYRIDNLGECRIPSPLTSLVAGADEEARIMLDPILKKGQVNHQEPSSLELSGPRRKIFFTPEKTRAAIITCGGLCPGLNDVIRSITMVLWYRYGVRNILGLRYGYEGLNPDFHHNPIQLNPDVVEDIHQKGGTILGSSRGPQDVGVMVDYLQEMQIDILFTVGGDGTQRGALDLVEEISRRGAKIAVIGIPKTIDNDISCTERTFGFQTAVALSQPSIDSAHMEAKAVRNGVGLVKLMGRDSGFVAAYASLASSDVNLLLVPEVSFSLPKVMHFLEERLKQKSHAVIVVAEGSGKELLPPDGQDASGNEILGDIGVFLKHAIQAHFRQNGRPVSVKYIDPSYTIRSARANADDSVFCFRLAENAVHAAMAGKTGMVVGLWNGHFVDIPSIEAVRQRKKIDPSSSLWTSILDNTGQPDLI; translated from the coding sequence ATGAATCAAACAAACTACAGAATTGACAACCTTGGAGAATGCCGTATTCCCTCCCCCCTCACCTCTTTAGTGGCAGGTGCAGATGAAGAGGCCCGGATTATGCTCGATCCTATCTTGAAAAAAGGACAGGTTAATCACCAGGAACCCTCTTCCCTGGAGCTCTCCGGCCCCCGGCGAAAAATATTTTTTACTCCTGAAAAAACTCGTGCAGCCATTATTACCTGCGGTGGACTGTGCCCGGGGCTAAACGATGTGATTAGAAGCATCACCATGGTCCTTTGGTACCGCTACGGTGTACGGAATATTTTGGGACTCCGCTATGGATATGAGGGACTTAATCCTGATTTTCACCACAATCCGATTCAACTGAACCCGGATGTGGTTGAGGACATCCATCAGAAGGGGGGGACGATTCTTGGCTCCTCCAGGGGCCCTCAGGATGTGGGAGTGATGGTCGATTATCTCCAGGAGATGCAGATTGATATTCTCTTTACCGTGGGGGGAGACGGCACCCAGAGAGGAGCCCTGGATCTTGTAGAAGAAATAAGTCGCCGTGGTGCCAAAATAGCCGTAATTGGGATACCCAAGACAATTGATAATGATATTTCCTGCACTGAGCGCACCTTTGGTTTTCAAACAGCAGTGGCTCTGAGCCAGCCGTCTATAGACAGCGCCCATATGGAGGCAAAGGCTGTGCGCAATGGGGTTGGCCTCGTCAAGCTGATGGGCCGTGATTCAGGTTTTGTCGCCGCCTATGCCAGTTTGGCTTCCAGCGATGTGAATCTACTCCTCGTTCCGGAAGTCTCTTTTTCCCTTCCAAAGGTGATGCATTTTCTAGAAGAACGGTTGAAACAGAAGTCTCATGCTGTGATTGTGGTTGCAGAGGGTTCTGGAAAGGAGCTTTTGCCCCCGGATGGACAGGATGCCTCAGGGAACGAAATATTGGGTGATATTGGTGTGTTCCTCAAGCATGCCATTCAGGCTCATTTTAGGCAGAACGGGAGGCCGGTTTCGGTTAAGTATATTGATCCTTCCTACACAATCCGCTCGGCCCGTGCCAATGCGGATGATTCCGTGTTTTGCTTTCGTCTGGCCGAAAACGCAGTGCATGCTGCCATGGCAGGAAAGACAGGGATGGTCGTAGGACTCTGGAACGGACATTTCGTAGATATTCCTTCTATTGAAGCCGTACGCCAGCGGAAAAAGATAGATCCTTCCAGTTCCCTTTGGACCAGCATTTTGGATAATACGGGGCAGCCGGATTTGATATAG
- a CDS encoding type II toxin-antitoxin system RelE/ParE family toxin, with the protein MYSKIQWTETAKRDLNDIIDYIANDEIQIAKQQYFRIKESAEKLKSVPEQGRIIPELSNENIYKYRELIISPWRLMYKIENDIMYILAIIDGRRNIEDILMKRQLR; encoded by the coding sequence ATGTATAGCAAAATACAATGGACAGAAACGGCTAAAAGAGATTTGAATGACATAATTGACTATATCGCTAACGATGAAATCCAAATTGCAAAACAACAGTATTTTAGAATAAAAGAGAGTGCTGAAAAGTTAAAATCCGTTCCAGAACAAGGAAGAATTATTCCTGAATTATCAAATGAAAACATATATAAGTACCGTGAATTAATAATCTCACCATGGCGTCTTATGTATAAAATTGAGAATGACATAATGTATATTCTAGCCATTATTGATGGAAGACGAAATATAGAAGATATATTGATGAAAAGACAATTAAGATAA
- a CDS encoding type II toxin-antitoxin system Phd/YefM family antitoxin → MNLKEDIRSISYVKTNAAEMLNRVNETHNPIVITQNGEAKAVLLDTRSYQDMRNSLGIMKLLSEGERDVQNKNLHEQDDVFNEIENRLFKIK, encoded by the coding sequence ATGAACTTAAAGGAAGATATTAGATCAATCTCCTATGTAAAGACAAATGCTGCAGAAATGCTTAATAGGGTAAATGAAACCCATAATCCAATAGTGATAACGCAAAATGGAGAAGCAAAAGCGGTATTACTTGATACAAGATCATATCAAGATATGAGAAATAGTCTTGGAATAATGAAATTATTGTCAGAAGGTGAAAGAGATGTTCAGAATAAGAACCTTCATGAACAAGATGATGTTTTCAACGAAATCGAAAATAGATTATTCAAAATTAAATAA
- the arsC gene encoding arsenate reductase (glutaredoxin) (This arsenate reductase requires both glutathione and glutaredoxin to convert arsenate to arsenite, after which the efflux transporter formed by ArsA and ArsB can extrude the arsenite from the cell, providing resistance.): MPTIEIIHNPRCSKSRAALELLNKKGLSPEVTEYMKNPLSAAQLEQISHKLGLKPSQFVRQGEYSKLGIEIAGSEEGILKQMVEYPILIERPIVIKGDKARLGRPTESILEII; this comes from the coding sequence ATGCCCACAATCGAAATCATCCATAATCCCCGGTGTTCCAAGAGCCGTGCCGCCCTGGAACTCCTCAACAAAAAGGGCCTGAGCCCTGAGGTGACTGAATACATGAAAAACCCCTTGTCAGCAGCACAACTGGAGCAGATTTCTCATAAACTGGGGCTCAAGCCATCCCAGTTCGTCCGCCAGGGGGAATACTCAAAACTCGGTATAGAGATAGCAGGGTCAGAAGAAGGGATTTTGAAACAAATGGTTGAATATCCCATACTGATTGAGCGTCCCATTGTCATCAAGGGAGACAAGGCCAGGCTGGGCCGTCCCACAGAGTCCATCCTTGAAATCATTTGA
- a CDS encoding AAA family ATPase translates to MYGYAEIQRVPPLMSYLQTHVDHLKEKGTIVITGSHNFFLMEQISQSLAGRQNRNYQD, encoded by the coding sequence ATGTACGGTTATGCTGAGATTCAACGCGTACCCCCCTTAATGTCCTATTTGCAAACCCATGTTGATCACCTTAAAGAGAAGGGAACGATTGTTATTACAGGTTCACATAACTTCTTCCTGATGGAGCAGATAAGCCAGTCTTTAGCAGGAAGGCAAAACAGAAATTACCAGGATTGA
- a CDS encoding type II toxin-antitoxin system RelE/ParE family toxin, translating into MIKSFKHKGLEQFFISGSKKGIQPDHSRKLARILDRLDASITVQDMALPGYKLHQLSGNEKEIWSVWVNGNWRVTFFFEEGDAYVVDYRDYH; encoded by the coding sequence ATGATAAAATCCTTCAAGCACAAAGGGCTTGAACAGTTTTTCATCTCAGGCAGCAAGAAGGGTATTCAACCTGATCATTCCAGGAAACTGGCACGTATCCTTGACCGCCTGGACGCTTCAATTACAGTACAGGACATGGCCTTACCAGGATACAAGCTCCATCAATTATCTGGTAACGAGAAGGAGATCTGGTCGGTTTGGGTTAATGGGAATTGGAGAGTTACTTTCTTCTTCGAAGAAGGTGATGCTTATGTTGTTGATTATAGGGACTATCATTAG
- a CDS encoding HigA family addiction module antitoxin produces the protein MTERRKPVHPGNVIKEDILVPLGLTVTKAAVDLGVSRKSLSELINEKASLSPDMATRIAKATKTSPESWLNMQSKLDLWTSEQKDITVIPFPVYSESVHDIKEG, from the coding sequence ATGACCGAAAGACGTAAACCTGTTCACCCGGGTAATGTTATAAAAGAAGATATATTAGTACCACTTGGGCTGACTGTTACTAAGGCTGCTGTAGATTTAGGTGTTTCAAGAAAGTCTCTCTCTGAACTTATTAACGAGAAAGCATCATTGAGTCCAGATATGGCAACCCGTATTGCAAAGGCAACTAAAACCTCTCCTGAAAGTTGGCTGAATATGCAGTCCAAATTGGATTTATGGACATCAGAGCAAAAGGATATAACTGTTATCCCCTTTCCTGTATATTCTGAATCGGTGCATGATATAAAAGAAGGGTAA
- a CDS encoding helix-turn-helix transcriptional regulator, protein MGKNQLERILEIDRILRDRGSCTKQEMVERFEVSGKSVERDFSYMRDRLHTPLEYNRLDDQYYYSDKNYFLPAVSLSEGEALALTLSSEILNHFNAVGEFEQLRESFSRLSAYLPDKVKVDLSKINNRVSVITEQQTLLQSGVWKVLMDCVRENRSVRVLYRKPNNRDYEEKLLEPYYLVAFRGSWYIIVHIKETDQIRTYALSRMKDPFKTQESFILPPGFKLDDYIDPEWGIYSRKDKYDFVLQFSPHAAGFIREKTLHKEQKTEELEDGSLTLSFTSSQIETIEQWVMGWGREVRVVQPAELIERIKRTARVLGEMY, encoded by the coding sequence ATGGGTAAGAACCAACTGGAACGGATACTTGAAATAGACCGCATCTTGCGTGATAGAGGCAGCTGCACCAAACAGGAAATGGTGGAGCGCTTTGAAGTCTCGGGCAAGTCAGTGGAACGGGACTTTTCCTATATGAGAGACCGTCTCCATACCCCTCTGGAATATAACCGCCTGGACGATCAGTACTACTACTCCGACAAGAATTACTTTCTCCCCGCTGTCAGCCTATCAGAGGGGGAAGCCCTGGCTCTGACTCTCTCCAGCGAGATTCTAAACCACTTTAATGCGGTAGGGGAGTTCGAGCAGCTGAGGGAATCCTTCAGCCGTCTCTCTGCCTACCTTCCCGATAAGGTGAAGGTGGACCTGTCTAAGATCAACAACCGGGTCAGTGTGATCACCGAGCAGCAGACCCTCCTTCAGTCGGGTGTGTGGAAGGTCCTGATGGACTGCGTCAGGGAGAACAGATCTGTCCGTGTCCTCTACCGTAAACCTAATAACAGAGATTATGAAGAGAAGCTTCTGGAGCCCTACTACCTGGTCGCTTTTAGAGGCAGCTGGTATATCATTGTCCATATTAAAGAGACGGATCAGATCAGAACCTATGCCCTGAGCCGTATGAAGGACCCCTTTAAAACACAGGAGTCTTTCATCCTCCCCCCGGGTTTCAAACTGGATGATTACATAGACCCCGAGTGGGGCATATACAGCCGGAAGGATAAGTATGACTTTGTCCTGCAGTTCTCCCCCCATGCGGCAGGTTTTATCAGAGAAAAGACCTTGCATAAAGAGCAGAAGACGGAAGAGCTGGAGGATGGTTCCCTGACCTTAAGCTTCACCTCCAGCCAGATAGAGACCATAGAGCAGTGGGTCATGGGATGGGGGAGAGAGGTAAGAGTTGTGCAGCCGGCTGAGTTGATTGAGAGGATAAAGAGGACTGCCCGGGTGTTGGGGGAGATGTATTAG
- a CDS encoding DUF262 domain-containing protein, whose translation MQFEQSTILGFFDSSQKTYEIPVYQRAYSWDEENWETFIEDLEEQIEGDNNYFYGNVLLEEIQKNIKYEIIDGQQRITTLTIFFRALINIFSERINSGEIIEIDLNEKESLYIKNNGRIKLRPVAYDQACFDSIIIENNSAFNTSTPSQVRLQEAKKYFEIQLRKYPTDTLTKILTKIEETELTIIRLEGKKDAALMFELENNRGKDLTNMEKIKSYFMYQMYVFSATEDVEANIEYIANIFKSIYLIINDLDQLTEDSILFYHNNAYINGFTYRNLEDVKNKFKKSNDKVQWIKQYVEELHRSFSNIKKFEISNEVFANKIERLNIPAYVYPFIIKAYKYNDVSNELNDLFQIMEIVTFRAKLINSRANIQERLNTILLEYSGDNKKLRSEIKIQLNQTWYWGDENTKNYLNGSMYGNNVIRYLLWEYEESIQIKGYSINSYNIENEQIEHISPQTPPDGEEIESGYDTVNNEYSEEFIEKRLNSLGNLMLISGSHNASIGNIPFKNKLNTYKNNPLLKQQYLIEKYAVQDGSHCVWKENSIIRRHKDIIDFSLKRWSL comes from the coding sequence ATGCAATTTGAACAAAGTACAATATTAGGATTTTTTGACAGCTCTCAAAAAACATATGAAATTCCAGTTTATCAAAGAGCCTATTCGTGGGACGAAGAGAACTGGGAAACATTCATTGAAGATTTGGAAGAACAAATAGAAGGAGATAACAACTATTTCTATGGAAATGTTTTATTAGAAGAAATCCAGAAGAATATAAAATATGAGATAATTGATGGGCAACAACGGATTACTACACTAACAATTTTTTTCAGGGCCTTAATAAATATTTTTTCTGAAAGAATAAATAGTGGTGAAATAATTGAGATAGATTTAAATGAAAAAGAATCATTATATATAAAGAATAACGGGAGAATTAAACTTCGGCCAGTTGCTTATGATCAAGCTTGCTTTGATTCAATTATTATTGAAAATAATTCTGCGTTCAATACATCAACACCTTCGCAAGTAAGATTACAAGAAGCAAAAAAATATTTTGAAATACAATTAAGAAAATATCCCACAGACACTTTAACAAAGATATTAACTAAAATTGAAGAAACGGAACTAACAATTATAAGGCTTGAGGGCAAAAAAGATGCAGCATTAATGTTTGAATTAGAAAATAATCGGGGAAAAGATCTTACAAACATGGAAAAGATCAAATCTTATTTCATGTATCAAATGTATGTTTTCAGTGCAACTGAGGATGTAGAAGCAAATATTGAATATATTGCAAATATCTTTAAATCTATCTACTTGATAATAAATGATTTAGATCAATTAACGGAAGATAGTATTCTATTTTATCATAATAATGCTTATATAAATGGATTCACGTACAGAAATCTTGAAGATGTTAAGAATAAATTTAAGAAATCAAATGATAAGGTTCAATGGATAAAGCAATATGTTGAAGAATTGCATCGATCTTTTTCAAATATTAAGAAGTTTGAGATTTCTAATGAAGTATTCGCAAACAAAATCGAAAGATTAAATATTCCAGCTTATGTTTATCCCTTTATAATAAAAGCATATAAATACAATGACGTGTCAAACGAATTGAATGATTTATTTCAAATTATGGAAATTGTTACCTTCAGAGCAAAGCTAATAAATAGTCGTGCAAATATTCAAGAAAGATTGAATACTATTTTATTGGAATATAGTGGTGATAATAAAAAACTAAGAAGTGAAATAAAAATTCAACTAAATCAAACATGGTATTGGGGAGATGAGAATACTAAAAATTACTTGAATGGTAGTATGTATGGAAATAATGTTATACGATATTTATTATGGGAATATGAAGAATCAATTCAAATTAAAGGCTATTCAATAAACTCATATAATATTGAAAACGAACAGATAGAACATATATCCCCTCAAACTCCACCAGATGGTGAGGAAATCGAGTCAGGATACGACACCGTAAATAATGAATACAGTGAGGAATTTATTGAAAAACGTTTAAACTCATTAGGAAATCTAATGTTAATTTCAGGCTCACATAATGCTTCTATTGGAAATATACCTTTCAAGAATAAATTAAACACATATAAAAATAATCCACTGTTAAAACAACAATATTTAATTGAAAAATATGCAGTGCAAGATGGAAGTCATTGTGTTTGGAAAGAAAATTCAATAATTCGAAGACATAAAGATATTATTGATTTCTCACTAAAAAGATGGAGCTTGTAA